The Geotrypetes seraphini chromosome 2, aGeoSer1.1, whole genome shotgun sequence genome contains the following window.
CAATAGAGAAACATTCCATTATAAGAGGACAAATAACCTAATCGAGAAAGATCGAAAAGGATTTATGACAaaaatatcatcggcatatgtaTAAAAATGTATGCCCAGGTGCTTAAAATTGAGACCAAAAGTTACAATAATAAGATTAAAATGGATTGTGAAGAGAGGAGATCCTTGGGGGATACCACATTTTATTCTCTGTGGTTCAGAGAATTCATTTAGGTAGtccctttttattttaatgtctaCTTGCTAATGTTATCACAAAACTCTTGAGTGTGCACACTAGGTGGAGCCCTGGGATATTTTCCCTTCTCGCcagcaaataaataataatgtgACTTTTCTCTTTTACCCAGCAGGTAACGGCTTTGAAAATAAGAGCAAGCTGCTTTATAGGAAGCATGCAGGAAATCAGGATCTCTACAAGCCTCTTGTAGATCACGAAAGATACTGCCAAGGCTTAAGCTGGAGCAGAGACTTTAAGAGTGCATCTCTGTCCaaaaggaagcatgcaggaacCAAAGTCCATACATATAGAAATAGAACACGCATCACTAAAGGCCTAAGATCCACTGGAGAGAATCGATATCCATGTACTGAATGTAACAAAAGCTTTAGATACAAATCACGTTTGAAGTGGCACCAATTTATCCATACGGGTGATAAACCATTAGCATGCCCCAAGTGTGATAAATGTTTCGTTCATAAATCACAGCTAACAAGACATCAGATCATTCACACAGGAGTAAGACCATTTACCTGTACAGCATGTAATAAAAGATTTCAAGACAAAGGACACCTTGCACGACATCAGAGGACCCACACAGATGTAAAACCCTATGCCTGTACTGAGTGTGATAAAGCGTGTAGCCAGTTATCGCATCTGAGAAAACATTGTCAGAAGGTTCATGGGAAAGAGCCATCAAATAAGAAACTATTTGCCTGTACGgcatgtaataaaagcttctctGCAAAAGCACAGCTCAAAAAACATCAAACGACTCATGAGACAGAGGGCAGCTCTGTTTGGCACAATACAGGTGTTAAAGCAAACACTAGCAGTAAACTTGGATTATTGAGATCATACTCGACACACCCTGGCTCTGGCATGCGGTTCATTTCGGTAATGTTATGTGGAAATCTAACCCACCTGGACATATTACCCCAAGAAAAGCAGGGCTCCGAGGGAGGCAAGAACAAATTTCTCTCTTCGAGTCTTTCTGAGTACCAGCACGTAACCTTGTTGCATAACCGCTACCCAAAGTTTCAGCAAGGCAGCCGCTACAACGAAAGCATAGTAGGAATGAGAGAGAGACCTGCAAACTGGCCGTACATCAGCCAAAATGGCAAGATGCCTGTCCCTAGCTTAAAAGCTAAGGCTGTAGATCTTGGTGGCGACGGTGCCAAATCGACAGGAGGTGGGAACACCCTAGGCCGTGGTAAACCCGTTCAAGGATCGACGGCAGCAGTAGGAGATCAACCACAGAAACGAATGAAAAAGATTAAAGGCCTGATATGGAATTTTGAAGATAAAAAGGAGATCATGTATTGCTACTTTTACGTCACGAACCCTATATTTGAAGCGAGAGGGTATGCAAAGAGAGTTCGCCAGAAACTGGCAGAACGAGCAAATATAGCCAAACACAAGCTGCAAAAGGCAACTGACGCCAATTTAAGATTGCTCATTAgagaaattaaaaagaaatatgCAGGCGATTCCATCTTAAAATGGCTGAGCAGTGCTGCGGAAAGAGaagtagagagaaagagaagtgacctggaggtagagagaaagagacacGATCTGGAGAGGAGCACAAGAAAAATGATGCCGCAGCTGCTCAGGAGCAGCAGAAGGGAGGTCCCAATCCAGCCGAGGGGCTGCCCTGTCATCAGCTGCATATACGTCTTACAGCCTGTTGTGTTGAGTGCAAATTTGTGAAGCGCTGCAAAGCCTGTTCTGGCACAATAAGGCATAAATAACTCTTGTGTTTTCATGAAAGACAAAAAATGTGCAAAATACTTAAGAATATGAatgttgccatactaggacagactaaGGGACTGTCAAGCCCggcatcttgtttccaacagtagtcaTTCTAGgttacaaatacctggcaagatcctgaagagtaaaacagattttatgctgcttgtcctaggaataagcagaggattttaCCGTCTTAAGGCTTATGCATTTTTATCCAAACGTTTTTtaaacttttagaaaattatccaaacctaactttttgtttttttaaccctgctaagctaactgcttttaccacattctctggaaatGACTTCCAGAGTTTTAttgcatgttgagtgaagaaatattttctctgcttttaaatttactatttaatAGCTTCATTATGAAGCGTGAGTGTCATTTTACTATAAGGGATTTGAGCATGTAAAACTAAAGATATTCTCCCTGTAATGCTGGGTTATACATAATTTAAGTATACACTCTGAAGAAAACCAAAGCATCAAgtttaggatttgatataccacttatcaaggttatctaagtggttttttacaatcaggtactcaagcattttccctatctgtcccggtgggctcacaatctatctaacgtatgaTGACAAAGGCCAATTCCACCTACTTAGATGCATCAAAACCCAGATAACCATGACAATCATGATGACTCTCTTGGAAGCCTCTGAGAGCATATTCTCTGAAGACAAGCAGGCCAGATGTATTCTCACATTTGGATGATGTCATCCGATGGAACCTGGTGTGGACGCTGCCTAGTGTATATTGTTTTAAGAAAGTTCTAGCAGTGTCTCACCATGCAGGTGCAGGTTCCTGGATCTCTTTTCCATGGAGCTTGCTGTTTCTTTAGGTTTTTAGAGTGCCTTCCCATGCGGGTATAACATTTTATttccttcattttattttttatttagttaCCTTCCCTGTAATTTGAGGGTTTTTTTAGCCCTTAaagctttcatttctttcttttttttttttttttgtagctctTTAGTCCCGCTTTTACCTGAACACTGGTCTCAGTTTGAGTCTAGCCCCCTTTTTGATTTCAAAATTAAGGAATTTAATTTATCCgtgatactttttaaaaaaaaattattgaagaagACCTCAATGACTTTGAAAGTTGCACTCTGTTCCCTTCGGGGGGCATGGACAGGGTCCCACTGAGCTGTGGCAGGAACATGTTAACCCAGTCCATCCAGAGTACTTTGAGGAGTCTGAGCTGAATTGTTCATGGGAGTCTGAGTCGGATCCACATTACTTCTCAGAGGAGGAGTCCTATGGCGTCCCTTCTGACCCCTCCCCACCACAAGAGCCACATAAATTACCACTTGATGGTCTCTTTTTGCATGAGATGTATTAAAAAGATAGCTTCTGTTATCCCATTTAACAGTGGAGAAACCCAGCACTGAGATGCTATCGGTCTTAGACTATGAATCTCCTCCCAAGGAAGAGGTCAGTCTCGCTACACCCTATCCTGACAGATGCGCTGATGAGAAACTGGGAGTCCCCTCTTAGTGCAGGTTGTACCAAAGAAGGAATATACACACTTATTGTATCGCACCTAATTCATATGAAGGGGGTAAATTTGTAGTCATCTGTGATAGTAACATATATGCTCAAAGAAAAATCGCAGTTCAAATTAATATTATAATTatgtagtgctcagacccacaatgTATTAAAGTTCAAATGAAGTGAGCCAAACATAGGCTGCCCATACAGACCATCATAGCAGATACAGTGTCTAACCGCCACTAAAAGCTTCATGTAAAATAAAGCAGATACATAAATCAACTTATCTGCTTGCTTGTGGCTGGAAGGGTGTGGTTCACAAAAACTGGGCAGACTAATGTACAAAAGTGccagtgtgaaaacataaaaactCCGGAAGCCATGAAACATAAGCCTTCCCCTTGGCTTCAGGAGATTTTATGTTTTTACATTAGCAACTTTTGCACTTAAGTCTGCCCAGTTTTCGTGACCTGCACCGTTCCAGCCACAAGCAAGCAGATAAGTTGATTTATGTATCTGCTTGAACTGTGATTTTTCTTTGAGCATACACCCTATTGTAGCCAAAAGGCACAACTTCCTCATTACTTCTTAGTAGTCAAATCTGGCCTGAAGTTCCAAGACTCGTGCCTCGGCTCCCCTAGGTAGAGAGGCTCAAATCCTGAACTTGTTTGGGAGGAAACGTTATCAGGCCTTGATGCTCATTGCCCGTATCCAGACCTACTATCTCTATATGAGCATTTACACGAAGTCTTTGGCACACAGTCTTTTGGACTCTCCCTCAGGAGCAGGCCACAGAATTTCACTGGTTGGCCAAAAAGCAGCTCAAGTGCAGAACATATCTGGCCAgggataacatagtagatgatggcagaactTATGACATTTGCGATGTTACATCCAGGCTTTCTGTCATGGGTGTGAGGATGCGTGGACTGTCATGGCTACTTGTCTCTGACCTGGAACCAGTGGTTGAAGAGAGTGACGGACACACCTTGGAAGTGTGACAACCTTTTTGGGGTTAAGGTGGAGGAGGTCATTAGAAAACATACTGACACCATCCAATCCCACTCTCGGCAGCCTCCAGCTTCATCCTCCTGGACTAGGCAGTTCTTGAGGGGGATTAGGCAGGGACCCTACTACTCTCAAACATGTAGATTTACACTACCTTCCCGCTCTTCTTAGCAGTCCTGACCACATCAGCCATGGACCCAGAAGTCCCAGCTAGCTCCACAATCAAAGCAAGCAGTAAGGTATTTTTTTGACTGGCTCTAGGAGAGCATAACCACAGGCCAAGTAAGAAAGCCTACTGGTAGGGGACAGGCTGTATTTTTTCCATCAAAGGTGGAATCATCTCTCTACCATCAGAAAATGTGAAGAAATAATAGCgttcaaacaaaataacattGCCAGTTTTACTGGGACTTGGGCTCCTCTTGATGCATTCTGTAAGGACTTGAATATTAATCTCATATGACTCTCTTTTATATTTCTGACTTGCGAGTTTGCAGCTTAATTGTGTATTGTTTTGTTGTATAATTTGTTGTatactttttgaaaaatttgggTGGCCCTTTGTAACCTCTGGCCAGTGGGTTCTTCAAATAGTCTATCTTAGTTATATACTACATTGGCATTAGAAGCCAAATTGCCCACTGAGAGCATCATTCATCAGCTCTCAGCACAAGCAGGTacttgtagagcagtggtctcaaactcgcggcccgccagatactattttgaggccctcggtatgtttatcataatcacaaaagtaaaatcaaacagtttcttgatcatatgtctctttagctataaattacaatattattattaagacttagccaaaaggaaagatttagaaactataaagagttttgcctcatgcaaagttgtcatttctttaataagacattaactatttttttctgaggccctccaagtacttgcaaatccaaaatgcggccctgcaaagggtttgagtatgagaccactgttgtagaggAAATCTCCACCCTTCTACAGGCCAACGTGGTTAAACCCGTGCAAGAAGAAGGGAAGGGATTCTATTGTGGCCAAAATGATGGGGGGTGTAATTT
Protein-coding sequences here:
- the LOC117354445 gene encoding zinc finger protein 436-like isoform X2, translated to MPAEVAAKMLVTFDDVTVYFSEEEWNGLEDEQKQLYKEVMRDNYEALIFLGKDSAAADPAVLSRIEEGEVHCNDHSASEGGEHNLWASVHVPLIATVSSLSIKEEAMYPIIPPDTMRGESITGATSNGFENKSKLLYRKHAGNQDLYKPLVDHERYCQGLSWSRDFKSASLSKRKHAGTKVHTYRNRTRITKGLRSTGENRYPCTECNKSFRYKSRLKWHQFIHTGDKPLACPKCDKCFVHKSQLTRHQIIHTGVRPFTCTACNKRFQDKGHLARHQRTHTDVKPYACTECDKACSQLSHLRKHCQKVHGKEPSNKKLFACTACNKSFSAKAQLKKHQTTHETEGSSVWHNTGVKANTSSKLGLLRSYSTHPGSGMRFISVMLCGNLTHLDILPQEKQGSEGGKNKFLSSSLSEYQHVTLLHNRYPKFQQGSRYNESIVGMRERPANWPYISQNGKMPVPSLKAKAVDLGGDGAKSTGGGNTLGRGKPVQGSTAAVGDQPQKRMKKIKGLIWNFEDKKEIMYCYFYVTNPIFEARGYAKRVRQKLAERANIAKHKLQKATDANLRLLIREIKKKYAGDSILKWLSSAAEREVERKRSDLEVERKRHDLERSTRKMMPQLLRSSRREVPIQPRGCPVISCIYVLQPVVLSANL
- the LOC117354445 gene encoding zinc finger protein 436-like isoform X1, yielding MPAEVAAKMLVTFDDVTVYFSEEEWNGLEDEQKQLYKEVMRDNYEALIFLGKDSAAADPAVLSRIEEGEVHCNDHSASEGGEHNLWASVHVPLIATVSSLSIKEEAMYPIIPPDTMRGESITGATTGNGFENKSKLLYRKHAGNQDLYKPLVDHERYCQGLSWSRDFKSASLSKRKHAGTKVHTYRNRTRITKGLRSTGENRYPCTECNKSFRYKSRLKWHQFIHTGDKPLACPKCDKCFVHKSQLTRHQIIHTGVRPFTCTACNKRFQDKGHLARHQRTHTDVKPYACTECDKACSQLSHLRKHCQKVHGKEPSNKKLFACTACNKSFSAKAQLKKHQTTHETEGSSVWHNTGVKANTSSKLGLLRSYSTHPGSGMRFISVMLCGNLTHLDILPQEKQGSEGGKNKFLSSSLSEYQHVTLLHNRYPKFQQGSRYNESIVGMRERPANWPYISQNGKMPVPSLKAKAVDLGGDGAKSTGGGNTLGRGKPVQGSTAAVGDQPQKRMKKIKGLIWNFEDKKEIMYCYFYVTNPIFEARGYAKRVRQKLAERANIAKHKLQKATDANLRLLIREIKKKYAGDSILKWLSSAAEREVERKRSDLEVERKRHDLERSTRKMMPQLLRSSRREVPIQPRGCPVISCIYVLQPVVLSANL